A portion of the Thermodesulfobacteriota bacterium genome contains these proteins:
- a CDS encoding histidine phosphatase family protein: MTKKLILVRHAKSSWKDSTLNDIQRPLNKRGNKDAPKMGEHLAQKDIWPDAIFSSPGLRALTTARLISVKIGIEPSDINIIDKLYTFSSQDLLEVVLGLDDNLNTLMLVGHNPAITDAVNYLSGSDIDNVPTCGIAVLKLSTQSWSQASQSSAELVRFDYPKKLW; the protein is encoded by the coding sequence AACTGATACTGGTAAGACACGCTAAATCGAGCTGGAAAGATTCAACACTAAACGATATTCAACGGCCCCTAAACAAGCGCGGCAATAAAGATGCCCCAAAAATGGGGGAGCATTTAGCCCAAAAGGATATATGGCCAGATGCTATATTCTCAAGCCCGGGCTTAAGGGCGCTTACCACAGCTAGATTAATATCCGTCAAAATTGGAATAGAGCCTTCAGATATTAATATCATTGATAAATTGTATACCTTTAGCTCACAAGACCTTTTAGAAGTAGTTTTAGGCCTTGATGATAATTTAAACACATTAATGCTTGTGGGCCATAATCCTGCGATCACAGATGCAGTAAACTACTTGTCTGGTTCTGATATTGATAATGTTCCAACATGCGGCATAGCAGTGCTCAAGCTGTCTACTCAATCATGGTCACAGGCTAGTCAAAGTAGTGCAGAGCTTGTCCGCTTTGATTATCCAAAGAAATTGTGGTAG